From a region of the Gossypium raimondii isolate GPD5lz chromosome 10, ASM2569854v1, whole genome shotgun sequence genome:
- the LOC105777434 gene encoding succinate dehydrogenase subunit 3-1, mitochondrial has protein sequence MASSLALKRLVSSNILPSSLRVAIAPSISRLFNTNAATPDDHDDRRRADGFFPDLQGRRQGAKKDMFDPLSPTRSLNMMDQVKGNRFLSTSRDIPGLGSEAKESNLRPLSPHLPIYKPQLTSTFPISHRISGAFLATILLFFYLLCLKIGLICFTYTNFYQFFFYSSKLLLISVSIAALALSYYLYNGVRHLLTDFSGKLR, from the exons ATGGCTTCTTCTCTAGCTCTTAAGAGGCTCGTCTCATCCAACATCCTCCCTAGCTCCTTACGCGTCGCCATCGCTCCATCCATCTCCAGACTCTTTAACACCAACGCCGCCACGCCTGATGACCACGATGATCGCCGTCGTGCTGACGGTTTCTTCCCAG ATCTGCAGGGGCGGCGCCAGGGGGccaaaaaag ATATGTTTGATCCTTTGTCTCCAACAAGGAGCCTGAACATGATGGATCAAGTCAAGGGGAATCGATTTCTCTCCACATCCCGTGACATTCCAGGGCTTGGGAGCGAGGCCAAAGAATCAAACCTTCGCCCGTTATCTCCTCATCTTCCTATTTATAAGCCACAGCTTACTTCGACGTTTCCAATTTCCCATAGAATCTCCGGGGCTTTCCTAGCCActatacttttgtttttttatcttctttgtcTGAAAATAGGTTTGATTTGCTTCACCTATACGAATTTCTACCAATTCTTCTTTTATTCATCAAAGCTTCTCCTAATTTCCGTCTCAATTGCTGCCTTAGCCCTGTCCTATTATCTGTATAATGGGGTTCGTCATTTATTGACGGATTTTTCGGGAAAGCTGAGGTGA